The Bacillota bacterium genome includes the window CTGGGACGCGCGCATCTTTACAAAGGACAAGCCGCCGTTTTTGTGGTGGGCATCCTGGCTCCGTGGATCTCGAACGTTCTGTACATTTCCGGCTCGAGCCCGGTTCCCCGCCTGGACATCACTCCTATCGCATTCACCATCTCTGGCCTGGCCATGATGTGGGGCCTTCTCCGCTACCGTTTGCTCGACATTGTGCCCGTGGCATGGGCCACGGTCGTCGAGGGAATGGGCAGCGGCGTCATCGTGGTGGATTTACAGGACCGCATTGTGGACATGAACCCGGCAGCTCAGAGGATGACCGGCTGGCGAGTGAGCCAGGCCATCGGACGGCAGGTGGCGGAGGTGCTGAGCCCGTGGCCCGGCATAGTCGAAGGCTCCCGTGATATGGCACGGGGGAGTGGCGAGCTTGTATTGGACGCCAACGGTGAAGACCAGTCGTATGAATTCCACTTCTCGCCCCTGCTCGGCTTGCGGCGGGGCCTCCTCGGCAGACTCGTGGTCATCCACGATATCACCGAGCGCAAGCGCACGCAAGCTCAACTCGTCCAGCAGCAGCGGACGCTCGCCACGATGGAGGAGCGTGAGCGCCTGGCCCGGGAGCTGCACGATAACATCGGCCAGGTGCTGGGCTACCTAAACGTCCAGGTCCAGGCCGCCCGCGAGCAACTTGCGAGGGGCCAGACGGCGGTGGCGGATAGCTACCTCGAGAGCCTGGTCGCCGTGGCTCAGGACGCGTACGGCGAGGTCCGGGAGTATATCAGGACTATGAGAGGGGTGACATCGCCCGGGTGGGAGTTCGTGCCTGCCCTCGAGCAATTCCTGCGGCGGTTTGAGCGAAACTAC containing:
- a CDS encoding PAS domain-containing protein codes for the protein MHWYYTPYALPFIVSGIISLPVALVAWRRRSVPGAMPLALFMFAMVEWSIGNALEMCSVDLTGKTFWANIEYLGIVAVPVTWIAVALEFSGRGEWLTRRNVGLLLVVPTVTVLMIWTNSFHGLMRYNIKLDTSGPFSVVTKTYGPWFWVHTAYSYVLLFIGTIMIARSLLGRAHLYKGQAAVFVVGILAPWISNVLYISGSSPVPRLDITPIAFTISGLAMMWGLLRYRLLDIVPVAWATVVEGMGSGVIVVDLQDRIVDMNPAAQRMTGWRVSQAIGRQVAEVLSPWPGIVEGSRDMARGSGELVLDANGEDQSYEFHFSPLLGLRRGLLGRLVVIHDITERKRTQAQLVQQQRTLATMEERERLARELHDNIGQVLGYLNVQVQAAREQLARGQTAVADSYLESLVAVAQDAYGEVREYIRTMRGVTSPGWEFVPALEQFLRRFERNY